Proteins co-encoded in one Neofelis nebulosa isolate mNeoNeb1 chromosome 2, mNeoNeb1.pri, whole genome shotgun sequence genomic window:
- the TMEM52 gene encoding transmembrane protein 52 isoform X2, protein MVVGVPAARGLLLLPPLLQLPQVGRRRSARAPRGGCELGAPRPGLTPVPTGGAGLRRRQLRPLGPVPPSPQVPAPGPLEQPVARGEVPLSAVIGLGTGLCRWPGTVCPGSEPKALVASPGDSQDRPSSKRPGGASSSGPALAW, encoded by the exons ATGGTAGTGGGGGTGCCGGCCGCCCGGGGGctcctgctgctgccgccgctccTGCAGCTGCCGCAGGTGGGTCGGCGGCGCTCGGCGCGGGCACCGCGGGGCGGGTGTGAGCTCGGCGCGCCCCGGCCCGGGCTCACCCCTGTCCCCACAGGTGGCGCTGGGCTTCGGAGACGGCAGCTGCGACCCCTCGGACCT GTGCCTCCGTCCCCGCAGGTGCCCGCCCCAGGCCCGCTGGAGCAGCCTGTGGCACGTGGG GAGGTCCCCTTGAGCGCGGTCATCGGTCTGGGCACAGGATTGTGCAGATGGCCTGGGACAGTGTGTCCTGGGAGTGAGCCCAAGGCACTTGTGGCCAGCCCTGGAGACAGCCAGGACAGGCCCAGCAGCAAGAGGCCAGGAGGGGCCAGCTCCTCAGGCCCAGCTCTGGCCTGGTGA
- the TMEM52 gene encoding transmembrane protein 52 isoform X1, which translates to MVVGVPAARGLLLLPPLLQLPQVALGFGDGSCDPSDLCLRPRRCPPQARWSSLWHVGLILLAVLLLLLCGVTASCVRFCCLRKRAHTQPHLPATPQPCGLTVSPTDSDSPVHSTVTSYSSVQYPLGTRLPLPFGELDLDSMTPPAYSPYAPELPPSYEEAVKMSKPRQEEPPSS; encoded by the exons ATGGTAGTGGGGGTGCCGGCCGCCCGGGGGctcctgctgctgccgccgctccTGCAGCTGCCGCAG GTGGCGCTGGGCTTCGGAGACGGCAGCTGCGACCCCTCGGACCT GTGCCTCCGTCCCCGCAGGTGCCCGCCCCAGGCCCGCTGGAGCAGCCTGTGGCACGTGGG GCTTATCTTACTCGCTGtccttctgctgctgctgtgcGGGGTCACAGCCAGCTGTGTCCGGTTCTGCTGCCTCCGGAAGCGGGCACACACCCAGCCACACCTGCCAGCAACACCTCAGCCTTGTGGCCTGACGGTCAGCCCTACAGACAGTGACAGCCCGGTGCACAGCACTGTGACTT CTTACAGTTCTGTGCAGTATCCGCTGGGCACGCGGCTGCCTCTGCCCTTTGGGGAGCTGGACCTCGACTCCATGACCCCTCCTGCCTACAGCCCGTATGCCCCTGAGCTGCCACCCTCCTACGAAGAGGCTGTCAAGATGTCCAAACCCAGACAGGAAGAGCCACCCTCCTCTTAG
- the CALML6 gene encoding calmodulin-like protein 6 isoform X1 has translation MTERLTAEQIKEYKGVFEMFDEEGNGEVKTAELERLMSLLGINPTKSELASMAKDVDRDNKGFFTCDGFLALMGIYWEKAQNQEGELRAAFRVFDKEGKGYIDWNTLKYVLMNAGEPLNEVEAEQMMKEADKDGDGTIDYEEFVAMMTGESFKLVQ, from the exons ATG ACGGAGCGCCTGACGGCCGAGCAGATCAAGGAGTACAAGGGGGTCTTTGAGATGTTCGACGAGGAGGGCAACGGGGAGGTGAAGACAGCGGAGCTGGAGCGGCTCATGAGCCTGCTGGGCATCAACCCCACCAAGAGCGAGCTGGCTTCCATGGCCAAGGACGTGGACAGAGACA ACAAAGGATTCTTCACCTGTGACGGCTTCCTGGCCCTGATGGGGATTTACTGGGAGAAGGCCCAGAACCAGGAGGGCGAGCTGAGGGCGGCCTTCCGTGTCTTCGACAAGGAGGGCAAGGGCTACATCGACTGGAACACGCTCaa GTACGTGCTCATGAATGCAGGTGAGCCGCTCAATGAGGTAGAGGCCGAGCAGATGATGAAGGAGGCTGACAAGGACGGAGACGGAACCATTGACTATGAGG AGTTTGTGGCCATGATGACCGGAGAGTCCTTCAAGCTGGTCCAGTAG
- the CALML6 gene encoding calmodulin-like protein 6 isoform X2, which produces MFDEEGNGEVKTAELERLMSLLGINPTKSELASMAKDVDRDNKGFFTCDGFLALMGIYWEKAQNQEGELRAAFRVFDKEGKGYIDWNTLKYVLMNAGEPLNEVEAEQMMKEADKDGDGTIDYEEFVAMMTGESFKLVQ; this is translated from the exons ATGTTCGACGAGGAGGGCAACGGGGAGGTGAAGACAGCGGAGCTGGAGCGGCTCATGAGCCTGCTGGGCATCAACCCCACCAAGAGCGAGCTGGCTTCCATGGCCAAGGACGTGGACAGAGACA ACAAAGGATTCTTCACCTGTGACGGCTTCCTGGCCCTGATGGGGATTTACTGGGAGAAGGCCCAGAACCAGGAGGGCGAGCTGAGGGCGGCCTTCCGTGTCTTCGACAAGGAGGGCAAGGGCTACATCGACTGGAACACGCTCaa GTACGTGCTCATGAATGCAGGTGAGCCGCTCAATGAGGTAGAGGCCGAGCAGATGATGAAGGAGGCTGACAAGGACGGAGACGGAACCATTGACTATGAGG AGTTTGTGGCCATGATGACCGGAGAGTCCTTCAAGCTGGTCCAGTAG